Proteins encoded in a region of the Haloglomus salinum genome:
- a CDS encoding radical SAM protein, giving the protein MKDPADLDVTLVDGYVDEPAHFGVPPYISTYPRYTAGALVDAGVDRENITYHTIDALRAERERWHDVVDADLMIYIGGMTVPGKYVGGTPAEPDEVRELAWNAEGTSLIGGPVRFGVGEANEGATETARDDLDFDFLAMADVEAAAYDLAHNGLEGFENRYRSNEEIGRWARQGAFVVEQHPNHPDYIIAELETSRGCPYRCSFCTEPMYGDPSFRTVDTVTGEVEALYEHGITDFRLGRQADILAYGGDGEKPNPEALRELYGGIREVAPDLDTLHLDNMNPITVVEWPDKARAGIEVIAEHNTPGDTAAFGLESADPLVQEENNLNVTAEECFEAVRIVNEAAGWRPGGDRDSAPNHGPDAARRLPKLLPGINLLHGLKGERMETYEHNKRFLQRVMDAGLMLRRVNIRQVMAFEGTEMAETGASVAHAHKEQFQEYKSEIRETVDNPMLQRVAPPGTVLPDVHLEYHQDGRTFGRQLGTYPLLVAIPGERELGRTLDVAITDHGYRSVTGVPHPLDVNSASMDELTAIPGIGTQRAGDIVVNRPYAATNEVSSSEEVDLTRFLDATEPESAD; this is encoded by the coding sequence ATGAAGGACCCCGCCGACCTCGACGTGACGCTGGTGGACGGCTACGTCGACGAGCCGGCCCACTTCGGCGTGCCCCCCTACATCTCGACGTATCCGCGGTACACTGCGGGCGCGCTGGTCGACGCCGGGGTCGACCGCGAGAACATCACCTACCACACCATCGACGCGCTCCGAGCGGAGCGCGAGCGCTGGCACGACGTGGTCGACGCCGACCTGATGATCTACATCGGTGGGATGACCGTCCCCGGCAAGTACGTGGGCGGCACGCCCGCCGAGCCGGACGAGGTGCGCGAACTCGCCTGGAACGCCGAGGGGACGAGTCTCATCGGCGGCCCCGTCCGCTTCGGTGTCGGCGAGGCCAACGAGGGCGCCACCGAGACCGCCCGCGACGACCTCGACTTCGACTTCCTCGCGATGGCCGACGTGGAGGCGGCCGCTTACGACCTCGCACACAACGGACTGGAGGGGTTCGAGAACCGCTACCGCTCGAACGAGGAGATCGGCCGGTGGGCCCGGCAGGGCGCGTTCGTCGTCGAGCAACATCCCAACCACCCGGACTACATCATCGCCGAACTGGAGACCTCCCGCGGGTGCCCGTACCGCTGTTCGTTCTGCACGGAGCCGATGTACGGCGACCCCTCGTTCCGAACCGTCGACACCGTGACCGGCGAGGTCGAGGCACTCTACGAGCACGGCATCACGGACTTCCGACTGGGCCGGCAGGCCGACATCCTCGCGTACGGCGGCGACGGGGAGAAACCGAACCCGGAGGCGCTGCGGGAGCTGTACGGCGGCATCCGCGAGGTCGCGCCCGACCTCGACACGCTCCACCTCGACAACATGAACCCCATCACGGTCGTCGAGTGGCCCGACAAGGCCCGCGCGGGCATCGAGGTCATCGCCGAGCACAACACGCCCGGCGACACGGCCGCGTTCGGCCTCGAATCGGCCGACCCGCTCGTCCAGGAGGAGAACAACCTGAACGTGACCGCCGAGGAGTGTTTCGAGGCGGTCCGCATCGTCAACGAGGCGGCGGGCTGGCGACCGGGCGGCGACCGCGACTCCGCGCCGAATCACGGCCCCGACGCCGCGCGTCGGCTCCCCAAACTCCTGCCGGGTATCAACCTGCTCCACGGGCTGAAGGGCGAGCGGATGGAGACGTACGAGCACAACAAACGGTTCCTCCAGCGCGTGATGGACGCGGGCCTGATGCTCCGGCGGGTGAACATCCGGCAGGTGATGGCGTTCGAGGGCACCGAGATGGCCGAGACGGGCGCGTCGGTCGCGCACGCACACAAGGAGCAGTTCCAGGAGTACAAGTCGGAGATCCGCGAGACGGTCGACAACCCGATGCTCCAGCGCGTCGCGCCGCCGGGGACGGTCCTGCCGGACGTTCACCTCGAGTACCATCAGGACGGGCGGACGTTCGGCCGGCAGCTGGGGACGTACCCGCTGCTGGTGGCGATTCCGGGCGAGCGCGAACTCGGGCGGACGCTGGACGTGGCCATCACGGACCACGGTTACCGGTCTGTGACGGGCGTGCCGCACCCGCTGGACGTGAACAGCGCGTCGATGGACGAACTGACCGCGATTCCGGGCATCGGGACGCAGCGCGCGGGGGACATCGTCGTCAACCGGCCGTACGCGGCGACGAACGAGGTGTCGAGTTCGGAGGAGGTCGACCTGACGCGGTTCCTCGACGCCACCGAGCCGGAGTCGGCCGACTGA
- a CDS encoding flippase-like domain-containing protein, translating into MSVEVSVVLPAYNEEDTIEHTVETTLETLASFLPANTFEVIVAEDGCEDRTPDIASRMAESDSRVRHFHSDERLGRGGALERAFRAADGETLVYFDTDLATDMRHLEELVESIRSEGYDVATGSRRMPGEKQDREPERGVASTGFNSLVRLFLRSDLYDHQCGFKAFDRAALFDLLDDVEDDHWFWDTEVLVRAQRGGYRVKEFPVDWTPKGDTKVDLVRDVFGMGSQILRVWWEFAVAPRVTRRVTVAVGTLLVLVAIALMTVYLDPSTVLQRISEADPQLVGVAAVVYALSWPLRGARYRDILDELGYRESVGFLTGAVFISQTGNLVFPARAGDAVRAYVVKTRRSVPYPTGFASLAVERVFDLLTIAGLAGTVLVAFALAGLDPTSATAGDVSQSGRTALLVAAGVGAAAILAVLAIVLSARSDRNLVRQAVRAVSTDSYADWVASVIEQFVGDVQQVAGDRAAFARVGASSVVIWSLDVVTALAVFAAFEPGLVASQPALVVAVGFFAVSVGNLAKVLPLSPGGVGLYEGAFTLLVVGLTPVGAGAALGIAIVDHAVKNVVTLVGGIGSTLLLNVSLTTAVEESAEVKADGGDETDTDGPN; encoded by the coding sequence ATGAGTGTCGAGGTGAGCGTCGTCCTCCCCGCGTACAACGAGGAGGATACGATCGAGCACACCGTCGAGACGACCCTGGAGACGCTCGCCTCGTTCCTCCCGGCGAACACGTTCGAGGTCATCGTGGCCGAGGACGGCTGCGAGGACCGTACGCCCGACATCGCCTCGCGGATGGCCGAGTCGGACAGCCGCGTCCGACACTTCCACAGCGACGAGCGGCTGGGTCGTGGCGGGGCGCTCGAGCGAGCCTTCCGCGCCGCGGACGGCGAGACGCTGGTCTACTTCGATACGGACCTGGCGACGGACATGCGCCACCTCGAAGAGCTGGTCGAGAGCATCCGCTCCGAGGGGTACGACGTGGCCACGGGCTCGCGGCGGATGCCCGGCGAGAAGCAGGACCGCGAGCCCGAGCGCGGGGTCGCCTCCACCGGGTTCAACTCCCTCGTCCGCCTCTTCCTCCGGTCGGACCTCTACGACCACCAGTGCGGGTTCAAGGCGTTCGACCGCGCGGCGCTGTTCGACCTGCTGGACGACGTAGAGGACGACCACTGGTTCTGGGACACGGAGGTGCTGGTGCGGGCCCAGCGGGGCGGCTACCGCGTCAAGGAGTTCCCGGTGGACTGGACGCCGAAGGGTGACACCAAGGTCGACCTCGTGCGCGACGTGTTCGGAATGGGGAGTCAGATTCTCCGGGTCTGGTGGGAGTTCGCGGTCGCGCCGCGGGTGACTCGGCGGGTCACGGTGGCCGTCGGGACGCTGCTGGTGCTGGTGGCGATTGCGCTGATGACCGTCTACCTCGACCCGTCGACGGTCCTGCAGCGGATCTCCGAGGCCGACCCGCAACTGGTGGGGGTCGCGGCCGTCGTCTACGCGCTGTCGTGGCCGCTCCGGGGGGCGCGCTATCGCGATATCCTGGACGAACTCGGCTATCGCGAGAGCGTCGGCTTCCTCACCGGCGCGGTGTTCATCTCGCAGACCGGGAACCTCGTGTTCCCCGCGCGGGCGGGCGATGCCGTACGGGCGTACGTGGTGAAGACACGCCGGTCGGTGCCGTACCCGACGGGGTTCGCCTCGCTGGCGGTCGAGCGGGTGTTCGACCTGCTGACCATCGCGGGACTGGCCGGGACGGTCCTCGTCGCGTTCGCACTGGCGGGGCTGGACCCGACGAGCGCGACGGCCGGCGATGTCTCCCAGAGCGGCCGGACCGCGCTGCTCGTCGCGGCGGGGGTCGGCGCCGCGGCCATCCTCGCCGTACTCGCCATCGTCCTCTCCGCGCGGTCCGACCGGAACCTCGTCCGGCAGGCGGTCCGCGCGGTGAGCACGGACTCGTACGCCGACTGGGTGGCGAGCGTCATCGAGCAGTTCGTCGGCGACGTACAGCAGGTCGCCGGAGACCGGGCGGCGTTCGCCCGGGTGGGCGCGAGCAGCGTCGTCATCTGGTCGCTGGACGTGGTGACGGCGCTGGCGGTGTTCGCGGCGTTCGAGCCCGGGCTCGTGGCCAGCCAGCCGGCGCTGGTCGTGGCGGTCGGCTTCTTCGCCGTCAGCGTCGGGAACCTCGCGAAGGTGCTCCCGCTGTCGCCGGGCGGTGTCGGCCTGTACGAGGGGGCGTTCACGCTGCTCGTCGTCGGGCTTACGCCGGTCGGCGCCGGTGCCGCGCTCGGCATCGCCATCGTCGACCACGCCGTGAAGAACGTCGTCACGCTGGTCGGCGGCATCGGCTCGACCCTCCTCCTCAACGTTTCGCTCACCACGGCCGTCGAGGAGTCCGCGGAGGTCAAGGCCGACGGCGGGGACGAAACCGATACCGACGGGCCGAACTGA
- a CDS encoding transcription initiation factor IIB yields the protein MSERISTREWDPTETEAEESDEKHGCPECGGDIANDTEHGEVVCQDCGLVVDEDNIDRGPEWRAFDAQEKDEKSRVGAPTTNMMHDKGLSTNIDWRDKDAYGNSLSSKQRQKMQRLRKWNERFRTRDSKERNLKQALGEIDRMASALGLPDNVRETASVIYRRALDENLLPGRSIEGVSTSALYAAARQAGVPRSLDEVASVCRVEKDEIARTYRYVARELGLEIAPADPESYVPRFASDLELSEEAAARARELLSNAKEAGIHSGKSPVGLAAAAVYAASLLTNEKVTQSEVGEVADISEVTIRNRYHELLEAEQGLAMA from the coding sequence ATGAGCGAACGAATCAGCACCCGCGAGTGGGACCCGACCGAGACGGAAGCCGAGGAGAGCGACGAGAAACACGGCTGTCCTGAGTGTGGCGGCGATATCGCGAACGACACGGAGCACGGGGAGGTCGTCTGCCAGGACTGCGGCCTCGTGGTCGACGAGGACAACATCGACCGCGGCCCCGAGTGGCGCGCGTTCGACGCCCAGGAGAAAGACGAGAAGAGCCGCGTCGGTGCCCCGACGACCAACATGATGCACGACAAGGGGCTCTCGACCAACATCGACTGGCGCGACAAGGACGCCTACGGCAACAGCCTGTCCAGCAAGCAGCGCCAGAAGATGCAGCGCCTGCGCAAGTGGAACGAGCGGTTCCGCACCCGCGACTCCAAGGAGCGCAACCTCAAGCAGGCCCTCGGGGAAATCGACCGGATGGCTAGCGCCTTGGGCCTCCCGGACAACGTCCGCGAGACCGCCTCGGTCATCTACCGCCGCGCGCTCGACGAGAACCTGCTCCCCGGCCGCTCCATCGAGGGCGTCTCGACGAGTGCCCTCTACGCCGCGGCGCGACAGGCCGGCGTCCCGCGGAGCCTCGACGAGGTCGCCAGCGTCTGCCGCGTCGAGAAGGACGAGATCGCCCGGACCTACCGCTACGTCGCACGCGAACTCGGCCTCGAGATCGCCCCCGCGGACCCGGAGAGCTACGTGCCCCGGTTCGCCTCCGACCTCGAACTGAGCGAGGAGGCCGCCGCTCGCGCCCGCGAACTCCTCTCGAACGCGAAGGAGGCCGGCATCCACTCCGGGAAGTCACCGGTCGGGCTGGCCGCGGCCGCCGTCTACGCCGCCTCGCTCCTGACCAACGAGAAGGTGACCCAGAGCGAAGTCGGCGAGGTCGCGGACATCTCCGAGGTCACCATCCGCAACCGGTACCACGAACTGCTCGAAGCCGAGCAGGGACTGGCGATGGCATAA
- a CDS encoding DNA-methyltransferase: MQTEHVVHVADAREAVADLGDDAVDLVVTSPPYPMVEMWDESFTAQDPRIGEALDANDGDHAFELMHDLLDEVWTELPRVVSEGGIVVVNVGPATRTLDRFRQYPNHEAISRRLRGHGFQSLPGVLWRKPTNSAAKFMGSGMRPPNAYVTLEHEHLLVFRNGGLRQPDPGQRDAAAYFWEERNAWFSDLWEFTGERQALSGEAAEARDRSGAFPLDLPLRLVRMFSVYGDTVLDPFWGTGTTSLAALVAGRSSVGIERDPDLVGAFDARVADAPDLSADLVRERLDRHREFVAERRADGKTLQYDAEHYDFPVVTKQERNLRLYETAEVTCEDTAGGNRRYVAHHEAV; this comes from the coding sequence GTGCAGACCGAGCACGTCGTCCACGTCGCCGACGCGCGCGAGGCCGTGGCGGACCTCGGTGACGACGCGGTCGACCTCGTCGTCACCTCGCCCCCCTACCCGATGGTGGAGATGTGGGACGAGTCGTTCACTGCGCAGGACCCGCGCATCGGGGAGGCGCTCGACGCGAACGACGGCGACCACGCGTTCGAACTGATGCACGACCTGCTCGACGAGGTGTGGACAGAGCTCCCGCGCGTCGTCAGCGAGGGCGGCATCGTCGTGGTGAACGTCGGACCCGCCACGCGCACCCTCGACCGGTTCCGGCAGTACCCCAACCACGAGGCCATCAGCCGGCGACTGCGGGGCCACGGCTTCCAGTCGCTCCCGGGCGTACTGTGGCGCAAGCCGACGAACAGCGCCGCGAAGTTCATGGGCAGCGGGATGCGCCCGCCGAACGCCTACGTCACGCTCGAACACGAGCACCTCCTCGTGTTCCGGAACGGTGGGCTCCGCCAGCCCGACCCCGGGCAGCGCGACGCGGCGGCCTACTTCTGGGAGGAGCGCAACGCGTGGTTCTCGGACCTCTGGGAGTTCACCGGCGAGCGCCAGGCGCTGTCGGGCGAGGCTGCCGAGGCGCGCGACCGCTCGGGCGCGTTCCCGCTGGACCTCCCGCTGCGGCTCGTCCGGATGTTCTCCGTCTACGGCGACACCGTCCTCGACCCGTTCTGGGGCACCGGGACGACGAGCCTCGCGGCGCTCGTCGCGGGCCGCTCCTCGGTGGGCATCGAGCGCGACCCCGACCTCGTCGGTGCGTTCGACGCGCGCGTGGCCGACGCCCCCGACCTGTCGGCGGACCTCGTCCGCGAGCGACTCGACCGGCACCGCGAGTTCGTCGCCGAGCGCCGCGCCGACGGGAAGACGCTGCAGTACGATGCCGAACACTACGACTTCCCGGTCGTCACGAAGCAGGAGCGGAACCTCCGGCTGTACGAGACGGCCGAGGTCACCTGCGAGGACACGGCTGGCGGGAACCGGCGCTACGTGGCCCACCACGAGGCCGTGTGA
- a CDS encoding type I 3-dehydroquinate dehydratase, which translates to MDLSFDEFVLAAATADLGEEPAAREHADAVEFRMDMADDPLEALDRYDGDLPLVATNRPTWEGGEAAEEGRLAALRAAAEYDAVAAIDVELAAITGEGAPADAVDPEDGPAAVRHAHSCDARVVVSTHDFEGTPPRDELARLLHDASEHGDVAKLAVTATDLDDALRVLGATRAAASDGLTVATMAMGAAGSHTRAVAPVYGSRIGYAPVDPARATAPGQYDLATLRGVVDALH; encoded by the coding sequence ATGGACCTCTCGTTCGACGAGTTCGTGCTGGCGGCCGCCACCGCGGACCTCGGTGAGGAACCGGCTGCCCGCGAGCACGCCGACGCCGTCGAGTTCCGGATGGACATGGCCGACGACCCGCTGGAGGCGCTGGACCGGTACGACGGCGACCTGCCGCTCGTCGCCACCAACCGCCCCACCTGGGAGGGTGGCGAGGCCGCCGAGGAGGGACGGCTGGCGGCGCTCCGGGCGGCCGCCGAGTACGACGCCGTCGCGGCCATCGACGTGGAGCTGGCCGCCATCACCGGCGAGGGCGCGCCCGCCGACGCCGTGGACCCGGAGGACGGCCCCGCAGCCGTCAGGCACGCCCACTCATGCGACGCGCGCGTCGTCGTCTCCACGCACGATTTCGAGGGGACGCCGCCGCGCGACGAGCTGGCGCGCCTGCTCCACGACGCCAGCGAGCACGGCGACGTGGCGAAGCTCGCAGTCACCGCGACCGACCTCGACGACGCGCTCCGGGTGCTGGGCGCGACGCGCGCGGCCGCCAGCGACGGCCTGACGGTCGCGACGATGGCGATGGGCGCGGCCGGGAGCCACACCCGCGCGGTCGCGCCGGTGTACGGCTCGCGCATCGGCTACGCGCCGGTCGACCCCGCCCGCGCCACCGCGCCGGGGCAGTACGACCTCGCGACACTCCGGGGGGTGGTCGACGCGTTACACTAG
- a CDS encoding zinc ribbon domain-containing protein — protein sequence MAPNDRKRPWLAAMLALQPGLGHAYLRSWIRAVLWFGLWAATVMVVVPAPGVPATEPVAFLQGLATGVQGLEFEATLALVSVTAFSVLDAYWLGARNAARSDQFADAFQCPACGRETDPDLDFCHWCTTEFESPEDDVSGPRASGAGAGEAP from the coding sequence GTGGCACCGAACGACCGGAAGCGACCGTGGCTGGCGGCCATGCTCGCGCTCCAGCCGGGGCTGGGGCACGCCTACCTGCGGTCGTGGATCCGTGCCGTCCTCTGGTTCGGGCTCTGGGCCGCGACCGTGATGGTCGTCGTCCCCGCCCCGGGCGTCCCAGCGACGGAACCCGTCGCGTTCCTCCAGGGCCTGGCCACCGGGGTGCAGGGCCTGGAGTTCGAGGCGACGCTGGCGCTGGTCTCCGTCACCGCGTTCAGCGTACTCGATGCGTACTGGCTGGGCGCGCGCAACGCCGCCCGCTCCGACCAGTTCGCCGACGCGTTCCAGTGTCCCGCGTGCGGCCGCGAGACCGACCCCGACCTCGATTTCTGTCACTGGTGTACGACGGAGTTCGAGAGCCCCGAGGACGATGTCAGTGGCCCGCGCGCGAGCGGAGCGGGCGCCGGCGAGGCGCCGTGA
- a CDS encoding universal stress protein, whose protein sequence is MAVLVAYDGSDPAQKAVQRAVRAANEIGEDEVVLLRVIEAADGMLEAGFDIVQDRLKEFREQEPKELSADIRSLLESEAVEFRIEAVAGKPAREIVSYAEEHDVSEIVIGSHGREGVSRVLLGNVAENVVRRAPTTVIVVR, encoded by the coding sequence ATGGCAGTTCTCGTGGCCTACGACGGGTCCGACCCGGCACAGAAAGCGGTCCAGCGTGCGGTCAGAGCCGCGAACGAGATTGGAGAGGACGAAGTCGTCCTCTTGCGAGTTATCGAGGCAGCTGACGGGATGCTCGAGGCGGGATTCGACATCGTCCAGGACCGACTGAAGGAGTTCCGAGAGCAGGAGCCGAAGGAGTTGTCCGCGGATATCAGGTCCCTGTTGGAGTCGGAAGCGGTCGAGTTCCGCATCGAGGCCGTGGCCGGCAAGCCGGCCAGGGAGATCGTCTCGTACGCAGAGGAGCACGACGTCTCGGAGATCGTCATCGGGAGCCACGGTCGGGAGGGCGTCTCCCGGGTGTTACTGGGGAACGTCGCCGAGAACGTGGTTCGACGGGCCCCGACCACGGTCATCGTCGTTCGCTGA
- a CDS encoding 3-dehydroquinate synthase II, whose protein sequence is MSRAVWLKADDTVGDWEERKRRITAGLEAGVDWVLVDRKDVAKVRELGRVNVAAFSGDDVHVIDDAEPGEEAEPDAVVVGKDGEGDGTVDLPSDFSGSADLTTLRRTEGTSGAYIRVLGPGYEELAEEAARDADYTIVVGEDWSIIPLENLIARIGEETDLVAGVQTAEEARTAFETLEIGADAVLLDTDDPDEIRATVDARDATDRESLDLTTATVTAVDEVGSADRVCVDTGSLMEHDEGMLVGSMSRGLFFVHAETADSPYVASRPFRVNAGAVHAYVRMPGGETKYLSELRSGDEVQVVDTDGSTRETIVGRSKIERRPMFRVQAEVEHDGETDVIETLLQNAETIKVATSEGRKAVTDLEVGDEVLVYYEPVARHFGEAVEESIIEQ, encoded by the coding sequence ATGTCACGCGCCGTCTGGCTGAAGGCCGACGACACGGTCGGCGACTGGGAGGAGCGAAAACGTCGTATCACGGCCGGCCTCGAGGCCGGCGTCGACTGGGTGCTCGTCGACCGGAAGGACGTGGCGAAGGTCCGCGAGCTCGGCCGGGTCAACGTCGCGGCCTTCTCCGGCGACGACGTCCACGTCATCGACGACGCCGAACCCGGCGAGGAGGCCGAACCCGACGCCGTCGTCGTCGGGAAGGACGGCGAGGGTGACGGGACGGTCGACCTCCCGTCGGACTTCTCGGGCAGCGCCGACCTGACGACGCTCCGGCGCACCGAGGGAACCAGCGGCGCCTACATCCGCGTCCTGGGCCCGGGCTACGAGGAACTCGCCGAGGAGGCCGCCCGCGACGCCGACTACACCATCGTCGTCGGCGAGGACTGGTCCATCATCCCGCTGGAGAACCTCATCGCCCGCATCGGCGAGGAGACCGACCTCGTCGCCGGCGTCCAGACGGCCGAGGAGGCCCGGACCGCGTTCGAGACCCTGGAGATCGGCGCCGACGCCGTCCTCCTCGATACGGACGACCCGGACGAGATCCGCGCGACCGTCGACGCACGGGACGCCACCGACCGCGAGTCGCTCGACCTGACGACGGCAACCGTCACGGCCGTCGACGAGGTCGGCAGCGCCGACCGCGTCTGCGTCGACACCGGCTCCCTGATGGAGCACGACGAGGGGATGCTGGTCGGTTCGATGAGCCGGGGGCTGTTCTTCGTCCACGCCGAGACCGCCGACTCACCCTACGTCGCCTCGCGGCCGTTCCGGGTCAACGCGGGCGCCGTCCACGCCTACGTCCGCATGCCCGGCGGCGAGACGAAGTACCTGAGTGAACTCCGCAGCGGCGACGAGGTCCAGGTCGTCGACACGGACGGGTCCACCCGCGAGACCATCGTCGGCCGCTCGAAGATCGAGCGTCGCCCCATGTTCCGGGTGCAGGCGGAGGTCGAGCACGACGGCGAGACGGACGTCATCGAGACGCTGCTCCAGAACGCCGAGACCATCAAGGTCGCCACCAGCGAGGGCCGCAAGGCGGTGACGGACCTGGAGGTGGGCGACGAGGTGCTGGTCTACTACGAACCCGTCGCGCGGCACTTCGGTGAGGCGGTCGAGGAGTCGATCATCGAGCAGTAG
- a CDS encoding NADH:flavin oxidoreductase/NADH oxidase, with product MTDDTTDLFTPLELRNTTARNRVMVSPMCQYSCDDDGLATDWHHVHLGSRAVGGAGIVMAEATAVSPEGRITPHDLGIWTDAHGEALADTAAFVRDHGALAGIQLAHAGRKASTERPADGGGPIHDDQGWTTVAPSAEPWPHDAEEGGPVPTERLDAEGIQGVIDDFRAAAERALEAGFQVAEVHGAHGYLLHEFCSPVTNHRDDDYGGDFAGRTRLVREVTRAVREVWPDDRPVFVRLSATDWLGEDAWTVADTARLAPLLAEDGADLVDVSAGAVDPSQDVPGLGPHYQVPYAEQVRESLREADADCTVGAVGGITTPEGADELVRNDRADLAIMAREHIRDPYFTLTAAQELDALDRVDVPRQYYRGFPH from the coding sequence ATGACCGACGATACGACGGACCTGTTCACGCCGCTCGAGTTGCGCAACACCACCGCCCGGAACCGCGTGATGGTGTCGCCGATGTGCCAGTACTCCTGCGACGACGACGGCCTCGCGACCGACTGGCATCACGTCCACCTCGGCTCCCGTGCCGTCGGTGGCGCGGGTATCGTGATGGCCGAGGCGACGGCGGTGTCGCCGGAGGGCCGCATCACGCCACACGACCTCGGCATCTGGACCGACGCCCACGGAGAGGCGCTGGCCGACACCGCGGCGTTCGTCCGCGACCACGGCGCGCTCGCGGGCATCCAGCTCGCCCACGCCGGGCGGAAGGCCTCGACCGAGCGCCCGGCCGACGGCGGCGGCCCCATCCACGACGACCAGGGCTGGACCACCGTCGCACCGAGCGCGGAGCCCTGGCCCCACGACGCCGAGGAGGGCGGGCCCGTTCCGACCGAGCGACTGGACGCTGAGGGCATCCAGGGCGTCATCGATGACTTCCGCGCCGCCGCCGAGCGGGCGCTGGAGGCAGGGTTCCAGGTCGCCGAGGTCCACGGCGCCCACGGCTACCTGCTCCACGAGTTCTGCTCGCCGGTCACGAACCACCGCGACGACGACTACGGGGGCGATTTCGCGGGACGGACGCGCCTCGTCCGCGAGGTCACTCGCGCCGTGCGCGAGGTATGGCCCGACGACAGGCCCGTCTTCGTCCGGCTGTCGGCGACCGACTGGCTCGGCGAGGACGCGTGGACCGTCGCGGACACGGCGCGCCTGGCTCCCCTCCTCGCCGAGGACGGCGCCGACCTCGTCGACGTGAGCGCGGGCGCCGTCGACCCCTCGCAGGACGTGCCGGGCCTCGGCCCGCACTACCAGGTACCGTACGCCGAGCAGGTTCGCGAGTCGCTCCGCGAGGCCGACGCCGACTGCACGGTCGGCGCCGTCGGCGGTATCACCACGCCGGAGGGAGCCGACGAACTCGTCCGCAACGACCGCGCCGACCTCGCCATCATGGCCCGCGAGCATATCCGCGACCCGTACTTCACGCTCACCGCCGCGCAGGAACTCGACGCACTCGACCGCGTGGACGTGCCCCGACAGTACTATCGGGGCTTCCCCCACTGA
- a CDS encoding FAD-dependent oxidoreductase, with amino-acid sequence MTTLIIGDGPAGAAAAHVCLDAVVLPADGRGGGGGRMETRSRDGVTYDIGTTCLRDRGDERSTLVRELLDADCVAFEGHVETFDDDSERSHPGTTHARLTGRHGIEQVPEQLLGARHCNRRPEATVERLERTGEGWQAHTDEGPIEAQRVVTATDAERTAALLAEDPLASDLELAAQRVDHRSVDSVVLGYDHAVDRDWYALAADDDSHDVRWLSRESAKPGHVPPGQEALVVRLGDGWASAHDPGAAVDRARKAAAALLDDDRLADPSWTDHERYRYADPYNRPDPTLVQDAAAAGCYLAGGWVAGTDRTFAPLETGLDAGRRAMDFARQARLQRDGPLEG; translated from the coding sequence ATGACGACGCTCATCATCGGTGACGGACCTGCGGGGGCGGCCGCAGCACACGTCTGTCTGGACGCGGTCGTGCTGCCGGCCGACGGGCGGGGTGGGGGCGGAGGACGGATGGAGACCCGCAGCCGCGACGGTGTGACGTACGACATCGGCACGACCTGTCTCCGCGACCGGGGCGACGAGCGCTCGACGCTCGTGCGGGAGCTGCTGGACGCCGACTGCGTCGCGTTCGAGGGCCACGTCGAGACGTTCGACGACGATAGCGAGCGCTCCCACCCGGGGACCACCCACGCGCGACTGACGGGCCGTCACGGAATCGAGCAGGTGCCCGAGCAACTGCTCGGGGCGCGGCACTGCAACCGCCGGCCCGAGGCGACCGTCGAGCGACTCGAACGGACCGGTGAGGGGTGGCAGGCCCACACGGACGAGGGGCCCATCGAGGCCCAGCGTGTGGTCACGGCGACGGATGCCGAGCGGACGGCCGCGCTCCTCGCCGAGGACCCCCTGGCCTCGGACCTCGAGCTGGCGGCCCAGCGCGTCGACCACCGGAGCGTCGACAGCGTCGTCCTCGGATACGACCACGCCGTCGACCGGGACTGGTACGCGCTCGCCGCGGACGACGACTCCCACGACGTCCGCTGGCTCTCGCGGGAGTCGGCCAAGCCGGGCCACGTCCCGCCGGGACAGGAGGCGCTCGTGGTCAGGCTCGGTGACGGCTGGGCGTCGGCCCACGACCCGGGAGCGGCCGTCGACCGGGCCCGCAAGGCGGCCGCCGCGCTGCTGGACGACGACCGACTCGCCGACCCCTCGTGGACGGACCACGAGCGGTACCGCTACGCCGACCCCTACAACCGGCCCGACCCCACGCTCGTCCAGGACGCGGCGGCCGCGGGCTGCTACCTCGCCGGGGGCTGGGTGGCCGGCACGGACCGGACGTTCGCGCCGCTTGAGACCGGGCTCGACGCCGGCCGGCGCGCGATGGACTTCGCCCGGCAGGCCCGCCTCCAGCGGGACGGCCCGCTCGAGGGGTAG